Within the Arthrobacter sp. V1I7 genome, the region GTCGTGATTGAAGTTGCCGCCTCCACCATCACCGAACGTGGCGCCACCCGGGCAGATGACCGCATCTCCGAGGCAGCCATGGAAGACCGCAAGAAGGACGGCTATTTCTAATGAGCACCGACAACTCGCTCCTCGGCACCGACCTCGCGTCGCCGGTCCTGTCCACCACGCTGTTCCGCTTCGCCACGGCAGGCTCCGTCGACGACGGCAAGTCCACCCTGGTGGGCCGGCTCCTGCACGACTCCAAGGCCATCCTCGCCGACCAGCTCGACGCCGTCGCGCGCACCTCCGCGGACCGCGGCTTCGGCGGGGCAGGCGCCACGGGCACTCAAGCGATTGACCTTGCCCTGCTGACCGACGGCCTGCGTGCCGAGCGCGAACAGGGCATCACCATCGACGTCGCCTACCGCTACTTCGCCACCGACCGGCGCAGCTTCATCCTGGCTGACTGCCCCGGACACGTGCAGTACACCAAGAACACGGTGACCGGCGCGTCCACCGCAGACGCCGTCGTCGTGCTCATCGACGCCCGCAAGGGTGTCCTGGAGCAGACCCGCCGGCACCTGTCCGTGCTGCAGCTGCTGCGGGTGGCGCACGTCATTGTTGCCGTGAACAAGATCGACCTCGTCGACTTCAGCGAGGACGTGTTCCGCGAGATCGAAGCCGATGTCCAGCAGGTGGGCCGCGAGCTGGGGCTGGGACGGGACGAATTAAATACCGGCGGGATCGCGGACCTTTTCGTCGTCCCGGTGTCTGCGCTCGACGGCGACAACGTCGTGGACCGCTCGGACCGTACGCCCTGGTACGACGGCCCGGCCCTGCTCGAAGTCCTCGAGATGCTGCCCGCCGCCGACGAACTCGAAAGCCACCTGGAAAGCTTCCGCTTCCCGGTCCAGCTCGTGATCCGGCCACAGGGGGCGCTGGCGCCCGACGCCGTCGCCGCCGGGCTGGACGCAGCGGCGTACCGGGACTACCGCGCCTACGCCGGCCAGATCACTGAAGGTTCCGTGAAGCTGGGGGATAAGGTCAGCGTCCTGACCCCGGGCCAGGCCACGCGCACCACCACTGTGACCGGCATCGACTTTGCCGGAGCCGAGCTCACCGAGGCCGTGGCCCCGCAGTCCGTCGCGTTGCGGCTCGCGGATGAGTTCGACGTCGCCCGCGGAGACACGATCGCTGCGGCGGGGCCCGCCGGTGGCAAGATACCGGAGGCGTCGGCCGATCTGTACGCGGCGCTCTGCTGGCTCTCGCCCAAACCGCTCCGCGAGGGCGCCAAGGTGCTGGTGAAGCATGGAACCCGCACGGTCCAGGCCCTGGTCCGGAATGTGACCGGAAAGCTTGATCTCGCCAACTTCCAGCTGGAGCCCACCTCCACGCTGGAACTGAACGACATCGGCCACGCCCAGCTGCGGCTTGCTGCTCCACTGCCGGCGGAGAACTACCGGCACCACCGCCGTACCGGCGCGTTCCTCGTGATCGACCCGCTCGACGGGAACACCCTCGCCGCGGGCCTCGTCAAGGACCACCCGGGCGACCATGAGGACGAGCGCTACTCGATCTGAGGCTGGCGCGCTTCGAGCTGGGCCTTCAGCCTCTGCAGGTCCTTCCGCATGGCCCTCCTCATCAGAAGGGCCATGACCGGCCCTGCCATGCGGGAGAACCCCGAGGGCTTGTCGGTGTTGCGCAGGGTCATGAGCGTGGCACCGTCCGCATCCGTCCATTGGTAGGCGGTCTGCATCGGAAACGGACCCTGGCTGGTCCGCATGACGAGCCTCTCACCGGGAACGAGCTCGACGATTTCGTACGTGTAGCTCAGGTCCCGGGCCAGGAACCGGGCGGTGAAAGCGATCCTGGACCCCACGACGAGCGGGCCGGAGTCCTCCCGTTGCGTGGCGTGGATGTTCACGTACCACTGCGAAGCATTGTCCGGATCACCCGCGAAGTCGGCCACCTCAGCACGCGGCCGTCGAATCAGGATCCGGGTCACTACGTCCACCATGTGCAGCTCTCCTTTTTCGACCCGCCATTGACAGCGGGAAGTCCGTCAACAATAGTTCCTCGCAACCGGACCGGACCGCAGTGTCGAGGGAAAGCCATGGAAACCATCAACAGCCGGCTTATCAGCTGGGCGTCCATCCTGGATGAGCAGACCCGCGCGCAGGCCGTGTCCACGTCCCGGCTGCCCTTCATCCATCCGCATATTGCGCTGATGCCGGACGCCCACCTGGGCATGGGGGCCACCGTCGGATCCGTCATCCCCACTGTTGGCGCCATCATGCCCGCGGCGGTCGGCGTCGACATTGGCTGCGGGATGATCGCCGTCCGCACCCAGTACGTGCTCACGGATCTTCCGGCTGACCGGAAGCCGCTGCGGGAGGGCATCGAGCGTGCCGTGCCGCTTTCCGCCGGCCACAACAACCGCCAGATCACGGCGTCCGCCGAACCCCGGCTGGCCGAGCTGCGGGGGCTGGCAGCCCAGGCCGGCTTCGACCCCGCACGGTACACGGCGAAGTGGGAATTACAGCTGGGGTCCCTGGGGTCGGGCAACCATTTCATCGAGGTCTGCGTGGATGAGACCGAGGCGGTGTGGCTGTTCCTGCATTCGGGCTCGCGCGGGGTGGGAAACAAGATCGCCCAGCGGCACATAGCCGAGGCCCAGAGCGCGGTGCAGCGCCGGGGCGTCGTCCTGCCGGACCGCGACCAGGCGTATCTGGAGGAAGGCACCCCCGAATTCGACCGCTACATCCGGGAACTCGGCTGGGCCCAGCAGTTCGCCCTGCTGAACCGTGAGGAAATGATGGACCGGGTGGTCCGGCAGTTCGAAAGATGGGTCGGCGGCCCCGTCCGCGAGACCCAACGGATCAACTGCCACCACAACTTCACGGCCAAGGAAAGGCACTTCGGCAAGTCCGTCTGGGTCTCACGCAAGGGAGCCATCCGGGCCGAAGCCGGCGACCCGGGGCTCATCCCCGGCTCCATGGGCACTGCGTCCTACGTCGTTGTCGGGCTGGGTAACCCGGTATCCCTCAACTCCTCGCCGCACGGAGCCGGCCGGAAGTACTCCCGGAACGCCGCGCGGAAGGCCTTCACCCTCGCCGAGCTGAAGACTGCCATGCGCGGCATCGAGTTCCGTGCCAGCGAGGCGTTTATCGACGAGATCCCGGCCGCTTACAAACCCATTGACCAGGTCATGCGGGACGCCGCGGATCTCGTCACGATACGGCACAAGCTCCGGCAGCTCGTCAACGTCAAAGGAAATTGACGGTCCCGGGAACCCGGGATACCGGCCCGAATATGACGCTCCGTGAACCCCTGTGACCCCCGGTTTCCGGACGATTGAACCTGCTTTATGACACTCCCTATGGTGAATCCATGACAACCAGCAAAAGCCCCTCCGGCCGCCTCCGCCGGATTTTCCGGGGGCGATGTCGCCGGAGCTGACCACCCGCCCCGGCCAATCCGCCTTCCCGAGAACAGGACTTCAGCCATGTCATCGACGCCCGAAAAGCCCACCCCCGGCCCGCCGAACCCGCAACCGACGCCCGGCACCACCCGGATCGTCGCCGGGGAGTCCGGCAAGCCCAAGCGCAGGCGCACCCTGGAGATCAGCATCGCCGCCGGACTTGCCGTGCTGATCGGCGCGGGCGCCGCGGTGGCGTCCACCGTTTCCCGCCCCAACGCTGACGCCGCCGCGCCGGCCGCCGTCGCAGCGTCCCCCGCCACCGAACTCAGACTCGGCTACTTCGGCAACATCACGCATGCCCCGGCGCTCGTCGGTGTCAGCCAGGGCCTGATCGCCAAGAACCTCGGCGACACGAAACTCAGCACCCAGGTCTTCAACGCCGGCCCGGCCGCCATCGAAGCCCTCAACGCTGGCGCCATCGATGCCACCTACATCGGGCCCAACCCGGCGATCAACTCCTATGTCAAGAGCAAGGGCGAATCGATCAGGATCATCGCCGGTGCCGCCTCCGGCGGGGCGCAGCTGGTGGTGAAGCCGGAGATCACCTCGGCCGCGGACCTCAAGGGCAGGAAGCTCGCGACGCCGCAGCTCGGCGGCACCCAGGACGTGGCCCTGCGCGCCTGGCTCGGCAAGCAGGGGTACAAGACCTCCACCGACGGCAGCGGCGACGTCGCCATCAACCCCACCGAAAACGCCCAGACCCTGAAACTGTTCCAGGACGGCAAGCTTGACGGTGCGTGGCTGCCGGAACCGTGGGCATCGCGGCTGGTCCTTCAGGCCGGCGCGACGGTCCTCGTCGACGAGAAGGACCTGTGGGATAAAGGCGAGTTCATCACCACGGTCCTGATCGTCAACAAGAACTTTGCGGCAGAACATCCTGACACCGTCAAGGCACTGCTGAAGGGCCACGCCGAGTCCGTGGACTGGCTCACTGCCGCCCCGGCCGCAGACAAAGCCACAACGCTGAACGCCGCCCTCAAGGAATCCGCCGGGGCCGCCCTTCCGCCCGAGGTGATCGACCGTTCGCTCAAGAACATCGGCTTCACCGTTGATCCGCTCGCCGGGACGTACCGGAAGCTGCTCCAGGACGGTGTGGACGCCGGCACCACCAGCCAGGCCGACATCAACGGCATCTTTGACCTCACAGCCCTGAACAGCGTCGTGAGCGAAGGCTCTTCGGGGAACAGGATTTCCGCGCAAGGACTCGGCAAGGACTAGTCCTTTCCATCCCGCCACAAATAGTAAGGACGTGACCATGCCAGTCGTACTGGAAAACCTGGGCAAGCGCTTCGGCGACGGCGCCCCGGTGCTGGACGACGTCAATGCCACCATCGGGCAGGGCGAATTCGTCGCCCTGCTCGGTGCGTCCGGCTGCGGCAAGTCGACCCTGCTGAACATCATGGCGGGACTGGAGGCCCCGACGTCGGGAGCCCTGGAGGTACCCAGCGACGGTGCCGCCTTCATGTTCCAGGACGCGGCGCTGTTCCCTTGGCTGACGGCCCGGGAAAACATCGAGCTGGCGCTGAAGCTGCGCGGCGTCGGGAAGGCCGACCGCCGGGTGAAATCCGACGAGCTCCTCGAGCTCGTGCACCTGGAGGGTGCGGGGGACAAGCGCCCGCATGAGCTTTCCGGCGGGATGCGCCAGCGCGTGGCATTGGCCCGCTCGCTGGCCCAGGACCGGCAGCTGCTGCTCATGGACGAGCCCTTCGCGGCCCTGGACGCGATCACCCGGGACCTGCTCCACGACGAGCTGGAACGGATCTGGAAGGAAACCGGCCGTACCATCGTCTTCGTCACGCACAATGTCCGTGAAGCCGTCAGGCTCGGGCAGCGCGTGCTGCTGCTCTCCTCGCGGCCCGGCCGTGTAGTGCAGGAGTGGCAGGTCAGCGAAGAACACCGTACCGACGCCGGACTGGCCGGCCAGCTCACGGGTGTCATCACCGCCCGGCTTCGCGAGGAGATCCGCCGTCATGCCAAGTAAGTCCCTGTTCCACGCCGACGCCGCCCCTGACCCCGCGCGGGACGATGCCTCGCCCAAGGCGGCTTCCGTCACGGCGGCGCTGACCCGATCCTCCTCGGGCAAGGCCGACCTTCGCGAACTCGAGTCCGGGCTGGACTCGCTGCAGTCCGACGCCACCCGTACGGGCCGCATCGACTGGAGCCGCATCCTGCTCCCGGTCGCCGCGGTCGTGGTGCTCGTTCTCGTCTGGCAGCTCTACGTGTCGATGGGCTTCAAACGGCGCGATCTGGTTCCCGGCCCCCTGGACGTGCTGGGACAGTTCGGGAATCTCTGGGCTGGGGGCAAGCTCCAGGAAGCCGTCTGGACCTCGCTGCAGCGCGGACTCCTGGGCTTCCTGATCAGCGTGGCCATCGCCACTCCGATCGGACTCCTGCTGGCCCAGGTGGCACCCCTGCGCCGCGCGTTCGGGCCCCTGAT harbors:
- a CDS encoding SRPBCC family protein; translated protein: MVDVVTRILIRRPRAEVADFAGDPDNASQWYVNIHATQREDSGPLVVGSRIAFTARFLARDLSYTYEIVELVPGERLVMRTSQGPFPMQTAYQWTDADGATLMTLRNTDKPSGFSRMAGPVMALLMRRAMRKDLQRLKAQLEARQPQIE
- a CDS encoding sulfate adenylyltransferase subunit 1 — protein: MSTDNSLLGTDLASPVLSTTLFRFATAGSVDDGKSTLVGRLLHDSKAILADQLDAVARTSADRGFGGAGATGTQAIDLALLTDGLRAEREQGITIDVAYRYFATDRRSFILADCPGHVQYTKNTVTGASTADAVVVLIDARKGVLEQTRRHLSVLQLLRVAHVIVAVNKIDLVDFSEDVFREIEADVQQVGRELGLGRDELNTGGIADLFVVPVSALDGDNVVDRSDRTPWYDGPALLEVLEMLPAADELESHLESFRFPVQLVIRPQGALAPDAVAAGLDAAAYRDYRAYAGQITEGSVKLGDKVSVLTPGQATRTTTVTGIDFAGAELTEAVAPQSVALRLADEFDVARGDTIAAAGPAGGKIPEASADLYAALCWLSPKPLREGAKVLVKHGTRTVQALVRNVTGKLDLANFQLEPTSTLELNDIGHAQLRLAAPLPAENYRHHRRTGAFLVIDPLDGNTLAAGLVKDHPGDHEDERYSI
- a CDS encoding ABC transporter ATP-binding protein gives rise to the protein MPVVLENLGKRFGDGAPVLDDVNATIGQGEFVALLGASGCGKSTLLNIMAGLEAPTSGALEVPSDGAAFMFQDAALFPWLTARENIELALKLRGVGKADRRVKSDELLELVHLEGAGDKRPHELSGGMRQRVALARSLAQDRQLLLMDEPFAALDAITRDLLHDELERIWKETGRTIVFVTHNVREAVRLGQRVLLLSSRPGRVVQEWQVSEEHRTDAGLAGQLTGVITARLREEIRRHAK
- a CDS encoding RtcB family protein, with the translated sequence METINSRLISWASILDEQTRAQAVSTSRLPFIHPHIALMPDAHLGMGATVGSVIPTVGAIMPAAVGVDIGCGMIAVRTQYVLTDLPADRKPLREGIERAVPLSAGHNNRQITASAEPRLAELRGLAAQAGFDPARYTAKWELQLGSLGSGNHFIEVCVDETEAVWLFLHSGSRGVGNKIAQRHIAEAQSAVQRRGVVLPDRDQAYLEEGTPEFDRYIRELGWAQQFALLNREEMMDRVVRQFERWVGGPVRETQRINCHHNFTAKERHFGKSVWVSRKGAIRAEAGDPGLIPGSMGTASYVVVGLGNPVSLNSSPHGAGRKYSRNAARKAFTLAELKTAMRGIEFRASEAFIDEIPAAYKPIDQVMRDAADLVTIRHKLRQLVNVKGN
- a CDS encoding ABC transporter substrate-binding protein; translation: MSSTPEKPTPGPPNPQPTPGTTRIVAGESGKPKRRRTLEISIAAGLAVLIGAGAAVASTVSRPNADAAAPAAVAASPATELRLGYFGNITHAPALVGVSQGLIAKNLGDTKLSTQVFNAGPAAIEALNAGAIDATYIGPNPAINSYVKSKGESIRIIAGAASGGAQLVVKPEITSAADLKGRKLATPQLGGTQDVALRAWLGKQGYKTSTDGSGDVAINPTENAQTLKLFQDGKLDGAWLPEPWASRLVLQAGATVLVDEKDLWDKGEFITTVLIVNKNFAAEHPDTVKALLKGHAESVDWLTAAPAADKATTLNAALKESAGAALPPEVIDRSLKNIGFTVDPLAGTYRKLLQDGVDAGTTSQADINGIFDLTALNSVVSEGSSGNRISAQGLGKD